Within Spinacia oleracea cultivar Varoflay chromosome 4, BTI_SOV_V1, whole genome shotgun sequence, the genomic segment AGGGAAAATTCTACATGGGTCGGAACAGAGTTGATAGATGGGTCGGAGTGGTAGGCATTTAGGAAAATCATATTAGGAAGATGCGAGTAGCAGATGCGTATGTTGAGATGATGCTGCGGGAATAAGATAGAGTACAAGATCCACCAGTAAGGAAAGTGGTGGGTTGAGATCAAGGGGATCTTATAAGAAGATGAATTGAATGGAACGAGTTAAGAATAATTTGAAGTTAGGTTTACAAAGCATATAACACTTGATATAAGGGAATGAAGAGAGAGGATCATGGTTGAGAATCACAACAGACAACCTATTGGCTCTTCTAGCCTACCCCATCATTAGGATTAAGGCTtcgttattgttattgttattgtcgtTGTTGTATTGTTGACTAATAGTCTTACAAGTTTTTTAGgctcaattaattaataaaatcttaccttttaccccccccccccccccaaaaaaacaaataaatcatgctaGGAAGGCAATAAgtagtctttttttttttcttttttggcaaATAGTAGTTCTTTCAAAGTGTAGCAACTCGGGATAGGCAATTGTTAGCCTCGTCACACTACCCCTCCACTATTCTCTTCCTCCCACTaagatatacttcctccgttcttatttacattaCACAATTGGGTTatggacactattcacacaaattCATTTGActtcttttgtgatttatacaaaaacatactcgtgtggggtcttattagattcgtctcaataaatattttttaaatatcaactattttaattttttcttatccataattgaatatttgaaatagtgcattggcaaacgtgcctaaataattgtgtcatttaaaaaagaacggagcgACTATATATTGAAAAAAACATTGAAAATTTATGGACCATGATaccaaaatatattttattatgatCCTCTCCTGCTCTCCACCTTAAGTTCGAATGTTTGTTGTTTAACATGTAAGCATCTAAAAGAATGCTTTTCGAGTTACCTTATCATAGAGAAAATAAGGAATACGATTTTATTTCACGATCAACTAACTAGCAAACTATAAAACTGAGGAATATGAGTTCCTCCTACAATCAGCGAATTATTATGCATCCTTTCCTGGTTGTACTAGGTTCATCGATATAACTATTCAAATTCAAAGAACTTATGCAGTTATGCAAGTTTTTACCAAGATTCACAAGTAGATATTTGATAGTTACCCCTGTTAAAATAATGTGCCGCTATGCCTAGATTTCAGCAACAACTTCCTCACTTGTTAAAGATCCCAAACATTGCAATAAATTTCGTACCTTATGCTAATCTAGAATTGTGTAAGCTGTTCAAGCTTGCGGTTCTGGAAAAACTTGCAGCGACCTTTACCACTGGACTCAATCTCCTCACTATTTCTCTTGCCCCCTGTGAAGCCAAGACTGCTGAGCTTGAGCTGTCGCTTGCCATTTTTGTTAGCTGTACCATCCTCGTCCAAGGCACTATCAGCTTCCCTACAGAGAAATAAGGACAATGATAATCACACACAGAGAGATATACCCACAGGAAATTATTTACTTGTAAAGCAATCTCATAAAATCAGCAGATgcttgtgtgtgtttgtgttttgTCTCAAGGATAGCAAAATGTCAAAGCTGCTAAAAAATGGTAAAAGTAAATATCCCAAATACTTAAGGCACCATTTCTCCCTTGCTCGGAATCAGAACACATCCAAGAAATCGAAATGTGCATTTGCCGCAAAGGGAGAAGCTTTATCTTTATACTTATTTATCACCCAGAAAACAAATGTGAGCTAAACATTTAGTAATACAGCCTAATGTTATTTAATCAGCAAAAGGTTGAGACTTGCTGGAAGCTCACTGTAAACAATATGCCCATATATTTGCTGCTAAACCTCAATAACGGATTACATATGTCATCTCTCCCACTACGATGATGCTTGTCAAGATGCAGGTATGAGCACCTGTAAATTGATTGGAAAGGGGATGGAACCAAACCTCTCCATGTGTTTGGATTCTTCACGTTACTTCCAAATGACTCGCTAAGATCAAGCACAAGTGTTGCAGTTGATGCACGCTAACATCAGGGATCCAAAAGCATAATGTTCTACCTTATAGCCTATATATGATTTCAGACTCTCAGAATCCAGACGACAGAACATTTCCCAACATTAACATTGGAATATCCATGTCTAAAACCAGCCAATTACTTAATAAAATAGGTGAATTCAATAAGAAAACCCAGGTCACAGATGCCAACCATTGTCATTCATACAATGAGCATCCATAACAGTCATCTCATAACCCAGATTCTCCTTACATCTGATTGTTCTTGGCACCCAGAgaaatttctaattttctatACTTGATTAGAATCCTGGTATTCAACTATTAAAGAACATCTTGAGTCCCTTTGTGTGTGTTGGTGGGTGTGTTGGCCTGTTGGGGAGGAGATTGTAGCCCCATCAACCAGATTATCTGAGAAAGGAATACAAAAGGTCTGAGTGAAGATTGTCAACCATAACAAACTGGATCTGAATATTGCACGTACTTTTGATCCCCATACCACCTCAAGATAATTCAAAGGGCTGAATCCCAGCGTCCATCCATAAATGCATATCTTGTATACAGAGGTATTAAACTGTTTCTACTGAAAGTTAACAAACTAAAACTGTGGATTTGCATACATAAATTTTAGCAATAAAAAGAAACATTTAGACTAAGTCTCACCATACTACTTCAGCACCGTTCTTGAAGTAGGTAGCGCAAGTGCCCCAGCTGAAGCGTACCAATGTAGGGAATCCAAAAATAGAATGTTTGTGATGTTCTAGCCAGGCCTTAGTCTCAGGATCTGCATAATTGGGCATCATAAGATTACCTAAAATGATGAATTCATGCTTAACGGAAAAAAGTCTTTATATAAAAGAGTCTTCAGCTGCAAACCTCCAGGATAGCCAGATCCGAACTTCCTGTGCATGTTTTCGGCTGATTCATCAAAGCTCCAATTACGCAAAGCCCGATCTCTAGTAACCTAATGGTCCAATTAAATATGATTATACGAGAACCATCTTACATCATTCAAGCAATAGAAAATTAAAGGAAGATACAATTACCTTTGCAACTATGCTGGCTCCACTGACAACAGGGTAAAGACTGTCAGCTTTCTTGGCAACCACAAATTTAATAGATGGAAACCTTTCAGACAACTTTGCACAGTACTTGTCAGGATCTCCAACTGTATCCACATAAACCTATAATGAGACATCACTGTCAACTATGCTGCCCCGGGTAAAGAATATGAGCTGGAATCAAATGTTACTCCGGGGTTTTCATTATAATCAAACAACTGGCATCTGTCAAAGACTTTTGAGAAGGTCTATCTTCGTTTAACCTCCAAACACAAATTCTGATATGCAACAAACAAAAAATGATAACAGCTTCGATCCATTCTTTCCTCTTACCTGTTCATGGCTCTACCCCATCAGTGAATACTTTAAATTGACTTTTGACAATCTAGCTCATAATTTTCTATCACTAGTTGACTTTCTTAATATTGTTTCTTGTGATGGATGTTGTTTTGTTGGCTGCATAAAATATCTTCATCACTAATCTTGCTACTATAACtgtaatcttttattcttttttctctttgttgtaattaaaaaaaacttatatgCTGCAAATATCTAAACAGGGAATTACCTCGCAAGGATTCTCATAGTCCTTTCAACAtggtactttttatttatttttttaaacaacaaaaataagtCTCCGTCTGGTTTGCtgggaaaaaaattaaatgaaaattaaatttccatggaaaacaattttcaaggaaaaacacaattccaaactagttttcctttgtttgtttccTTACAAGTTACAAGAAAAGTTATAGATAAAAGGAAAATAGGAGCTGATGGGTGAGGATGGATGGGAGGAAGAAAAAGGGAGGTAAGCAGGGAGGAAAAGTGGTTCCGCTTCCTTTCAAAACGAAAATGTTTTCCACCTATGAGAGAAATAATTTTCATCATTGGAAAAAATTTCCACTCTCGATCATTTGAAAACATTTTACACCAAATCAAACACTCCCTAAAGCTTACAAGACAAGTAAGCAAAAAAATCACATGGACCCAGTCCTTAGTATCCTACAATGAAACTCAGCAATAGCCAACAAAAGCAAAGAAGCTTCCTTTTCACGTGTGCTTAGGTGTATGTTTTCATTATTTAGGGGTATACTATTATGTTATATAAGACTTATGCACACATTAGGGTCCAGCTTCTACATGCAACCTCTTGAACAATCTAGTAATGTGTATTTCTTTAAAGCCTTCAAATGATTTCAAGACTTTCAACATTGGAAAACAGAATATCAGTCAACTATAAACGTTCGCTCACGTTTTCTAAGATAAGTCTGTTAGATCTATTATCATACCTGTGTTAGAAGCACACCCATATTAAGCACTCGTGTGACAAGGCCCATTGCCGAGTCATGTGATATTTCATTAAGATTTATCTTACTCCTGTTGGAAAAAATAGAGAGAAGATCAAATTCAAAGGTAGATAAACTTCCTAGATGAAATAAAAATACTGAATAGAAGACATAACAATCCCTTGCTTACTTCTTCAACATTTTAGCTGACAGTTCTCGTGGATCTATTACATCAACACTCCATCCAATAGACTCATTGGCCTTCAACGATTCGAACAACTCTTCCCTTTTCTCTTCCTTGAGAGTTTTTGAATCTGATATATATTTAAGGGTGATTAAGAAGGTAGTCACGTCTAAGAGTTAAAAGGCAAAACATTTCTTCAAGCTAACAGGCCTTATACATTGTttacaaacaaacaaataaggTGAGCATGTTATTGTGGTGTTATCCTATGACAGCATACAGATTTCATAAATAGACATTATTCAATAAACTAGATCACATTAGTGGATGAACTGAAGATACTCCATAAAAAAAGCCTCAATATACGCACTGCAagcaaatttaaaaaaaaaaaaaattaagcaagGATTAAGAATTCCACTGGCTCTTTGAGTCAAAATATTGTAGACCTTTTCAAAGTAAGATATGGTAAAGGTTAAACAATCCCCTCAACCAACCCTTCCAGCCCACCCCCCCTCTCTTACCCACGTGAAGCACGTTGTAGAACTTCAAATTTGTTACATGGTACAACAAGCGCAAATCAGATCATGGACACATGTGCAGACATCACGATGCTCACTATGCACCAAAAGTACACAAGTGGTTATGAAAAAGAACATGACATTATGATAAACGAACATGCGATATGTTCATTTATATAGCAATGGTTGAAATGGAAGTAACACATCTCATGATTAAATTAATCATAATGTCAAGTTGGTGTACTTACGAGCATCGTGCACATGTCTGGAAGCCTACCGACTATTTTAACAAAACTAAGCAGAAAATACATCCCGTACCCATTCTAGAAAGTACCAAGATCCCAATAACATTGATCCATCTATTTCAACAAGTATTATCAAACATCATTTGGTTATTGGAAGAACATGACACTAGCTTTAATTCTACAGCTAATATTATCTAACACCATATACTTCTCATTGATAATGGACCTCAGATGTTGTAGAATGTCACCCTGGAATTCAGTGGTTTACTACTTGGGCAGAAACATATATTTTTACAGGGGCAAGGGACCTTTCAAAAGCATAAGCAATGAATATAATCATATAACAAAAAATTCAGAAACTAAACCTTCATAGTACAATTCCTTCAATTTTATTAAGAGATGTAAAGTATGTTCTTCCACCTATTCAATTAGAACATAAGAATCTAACTTACTATTGATTGAGTCAAAACCATGGAACCAAGGACAGCACAACAC encodes:
- the LOC110790891 gene encoding ribonuclease H2 subunit A isoform X2, producing the protein MVYGCLYCAVSFQNALASLNFADSKTLKEEKREELFESLKANESIGWSVDVIDPRELSAKMLKKSKINLNEISHDSAMGLVTRVLNMGVLLTQVYVDTVGDPDKYCAKLSERFPSIKFVVAKKADSLYPVVSGASIVAKVTRDRALRNWSFDESAENMHRKFGSGYPGDPETKAWLEHHKHSIFGFPTLVRFSWGTCATYFKNGAEVVWEADSALDEDGTANKNGKRQLKLSSLGFTGGKRNSEEIESSGKGRCKFFQNRKLEQLTQF
- the LOC110790891 gene encoding ribonuclease H2 subunit A isoform X1, whose product is MASEGELPKWALEPCMMGIDEAGRGPVLGPMVYGCLYCAVSFQNALASLNFADSKTLKEEKREELFESLKANESIGWSVDVIDPRELSAKMLKKSKINLNEISHDSAMGLVTRVLNMGVLLTQVYVDTVGDPDKYCAKLSERFPSIKFVVAKKADSLYPVVSGASIVAKVTRDRALRNWSFDESAENMHRKFGSGYPGDPETKAWLEHHKHSIFGFPTLVRFSWGTCATYFKNGAEVVWEADSALDEDGTANKNGKRQLKLSSLGFTGGKRNSEEIESSGKGRCKFFQNRKLEQLTQF